A region of Chloracidobacterium sp. DNA encodes the following proteins:
- a CDS encoding polysaccharide biosynthesis/export family protein, which translates to MRIFVTKPVATLSSKVFLAVSLILATASISVSAQESTSQNPNYRIGPGDIIDVNVSQSSQLTRTGVRVNNQGMIQLPMLDEDIQAGCRTERELAEQIREKYKKFLLNPYITVAVQQFNSNPVAVIGAVNTPGRFQLQRPVRLLELLTWVNGTAERAGSSIEILRSRSLPFCDGPQLVLTEGVGDELISLSLADTFKGTEGSNPYVRAGDIIRIADAEITKAYIVGNVKNATAISLKDPVTLSQAIAMAGGLAAGAQSEKIIIRRRLNGSINPTEIAANLKEINLRKKDDILLQTNDIVEVPGPKKTFLGELGKILIPTLTTLPLRVIP; encoded by the coding sequence ATGAGAATATTTGTAACGAAACCGGTAGCAACTCTAAGTAGTAAGGTGTTTTTGGCCGTATCGCTTATTTTGGCCACAGCGTCGATAAGTGTCTCTGCTCAAGAGTCGACAAGTCAAAATCCCAACTATCGTATCGGGCCTGGCGACATCATCGACGTAAACGTCAGCCAGAGCTCTCAGCTTACGCGAACAGGTGTCCGTGTAAACAATCAGGGCATGATCCAACTACCTATGCTTGATGAGGATATACAAGCAGGATGCCGGACCGAACGAGAGCTTGCTGAGCAGATAAGGGAAAAATATAAGAAATTTCTTCTCAATCCGTATATTACAGTTGCCGTTCAACAATTCAATTCAAATCCAGTAGCTGTGATCGGAGCTGTAAACACTCCGGGCCGATTTCAATTACAGAGGCCGGTCAGGTTACTTGAATTGCTGACCTGGGTCAACGGAACTGCTGAAAGGGCCGGATCGTCTATCGAGATCCTTCGGAGTCGAAGCCTGCCTTTTTGTGATGGGCCGCAATTGGTTTTGACAGAAGGCGTGGGAGATGAGCTCATTTCGCTAAGTTTGGCAGACACCTTCAAGGGCACGGAAGGCTCAAATCCCTACGTTAGAGCAGGTGACATCATAAGAATTGCTGATGCCGAAATCACAAAAGCCTATATTGTCGGAAATGTTAAAAACGCAACGGCGATCAGCTTGAAAGACCCTGTCACCTTGAGTCAGGCAATTGCGATGGCGGGTGGACTAGCGGCCGGTGCACAGTCTGAGAAGATAATTATTCGTCGTCGGTTAAATGGTTCGATAAATCCTACTGAGATTGCAGCAAATCTAAAGGAAATAAACCTGCGGAAAAAAGACGACATTCTTCTTCAGACTAACGATATCGTCGAGGTTCCGGGACCTAAAAAGACCTTTCTGGGCGAACTCGGTAAGATCTTAATCCCAACGCTCACGACACTTCCACTTAGGGTAATTCCGTAA